The following proteins are encoded in a genomic region of Xenopus laevis strain J_2021 chromosome 3L, Xenopus_laevis_v10.1, whole genome shotgun sequence:
- the LOC108710326 gene encoding olfactory receptor 1G1 gives MTRAQMKGDEKSENWTVSSEFYILAFSTQPQSQVVLFIGILGIYLIAMIGNMIITMLILLVVQLHTPMYFFLCNLSLLDMTFVSVTLPKLLSITLKNIGTISFNACIAQMYFFISTANIESFLLTSMAYDRYVAICNPLRYPLILTKTSMLLLSTVSWFLGFSNSFVLTLLTSNLSFCRSHTIQNFFCDLKALLKLSCSDTTTIERIILVDNFLIGFIPYMLTMTSYVYIIATVLKIQSLQGKLKAFSNLSVSPYSFLIQELVVR, from the exons ATGACACGTGCCCAG ATGAAAGGTGATGAGAAATCAGAAAACTGGACTGTCAGTAGTGAATTCTACATTTTGGCATTTTCTACACAACCCCAGAGTCAGGTTGTGCTTTTCATCGGAATCCTAGGGATCTATTTAATTGCAATGATAGGAAATATGATTATTACTATGCTGATACTCCTGGTTGTTCAGTTGCACACTCCTATGTATTTCTTCCTGTGCAATCTTTCCCTGCTAGACATGACTTTTGTCTCTGTTACGCTCCCGAAGCTGCTGTCGATTACACTGAAGAATATAGGAACTATTAGCTTTAATGCTTGCATAgcacaaatgtatttctttatctCAACGGCAAATATAGAGTCGTTTCTTCTGACTTCCATGGCATATGATCGCTATGTTGCAATTTGCAATCCTTTGCGTTATCCTTTAATCCTGACAAAGACATCAATGCTTCTGCTGTCTACTGTGTCCTGGTTCCTCGGTTTTTCAAATTCATTCGTGTTAACGCTTCTTACATCCAACCTATCCTTCTGCAGATCCCATACAATTCAAAATTTCTTCTGTGATCTCAAAGCCCTTTTAAAGTTGTCCTGCAGTGACACCACAACTATTGAAAGGATCATACTAGTGGACAACTTTCTTATCGGTTTCATCCCCTACATGCTCACTATGACTTCTTATGTGTACATTATCGCGACTGTATTAAAAATCCAGTCATTACAAGGAAAACTTAAAGCCTTCTCCAATT
- the LOC108710325 gene encoding olfactory receptor 13F1, which translates to MTNQTIAVYFHISGFSVSPGKQILRFIAFLLIYLIGLMGNLILISVTLLESHLQTPMYFFLRNLAFVDICYTSVTLPKLMDIFLTGDNVVSFTPCFTQLHFFTTTGCTEVVLLTSMAYDRYVAICNPLRYSLVMNNRSCTQLVLGSWLFGFVNSLLVTIFASRLSFCGSKEIHQLFCDIKSLLKISCSDIEDFQSIIYLEVLIAGLCPFLLSLISYIKIIMSVLKVQSDEGRKKTFSTCTSHLTVLLLFYGTIFCMYIRPPSEHSENMDQFFSVLYVAVTPMLNPLIYSLRNQEVKRALKRILGIKRTSLFWEQIHFNQ; encoded by the coding sequence ATGACGAACCAGACGATTGCTGTATACTTTCATATTTCTGGTTTTTCTGTTTCTCCTGGAAAGCAGATTCTTcggtttattgcatttttattaatttaccttATTGGGTTGATGGGTAACCTAATTCTAATTTCAGTGACGTTATTAGAGTCCCATCTGCAAACTCCCATGTACTTCTTTCTTCGCAATCTCGCCTTTGTAGACATCTGTTACACGTCAGTCACCCTTCCAAAGCTGATGGACATTTTCCTCACGGGAGACAATGTAGTGTCCTTTACACCATGCTTTACTCAACTGCATTTTTTCACGACTACAGGGTGCACGGAGGTTGTCCTGTTGACCTCCATGGCGTATGACCGATATGTTGCTATATGCAATCCATTACGCTACTCTCTAGTGATGAACAACAGAAGTTGTACTCAGCTAGTGTTGGGCAGCTGGTTGTTTGGCTTTGTTAACTCACTCCTCGTCACCATATTTGCATCCCGATTGTCATTCTGTGGTTCCAAAGAGATTCACCAACTTTTCTGTGATATTAAGTCACTGCTGAAAATTTCCTGTAGTGACATTGAAGACTTCCAATCTATAATATATCTGGAAGTTTTAATTGCAGGGCTTTGTCCTTTCCTGCTGAGTTTGATATCTTATATTAAAATCATAATGAGTGTTCTCAAGGTCCAGTCAGATGAAGGGAGAAAGAAGACATTTTCTACGTGTACATCCCATCTCACTGTGCTTCTTTTGTTCTACGGCACCATCTTTTGCATGTATATCAGACCTCCCTCAGAACACTCGGAGAACATGGACCAGTTTTTCTCGGTTCTGTATGTTGCTGTGACTCCCATGCTGAACCCTTTAATCTATAGTTTAAGGAACCAGGAAGTGAAAAGAGCGCTAAAAAGAATTCTTGGAATTAAACGTACATCTTTATTCTgggaacaaatacattttaatcagtAG